Part of the Sulfurovum sp. TSL6 genome, TACAGCTTCACCGTATTCATCTCTGTAGCTTATGTAGAGTGCACGTGTTTCTCTATCTGTAGATTTAGGGTTATAGTATTCAGTTATCCCATTATATTTTTTTGCTTTGATTTTTCGAAAAGCCATATTTGTCCTTGTATAAAAAGTTTTCCACAAAAGTTTCCACAATTAAGTCTAGATTTGTAGAGAAACACATAAATCGGATAACTAATTCAGCTATATTTATTTGTTTCAATTATTTTTAATTTTTTGAAAAGAAATATCCATTCTATATAAAATGTTTTCCACAAAATGTTTCCACAATTATACCTAAACTTGTGGAAAAATGCATAAATTTGATAAAATTTTAAATTTCATATAATGCTATATAGCCATTATATACGTGAGTTTTGAGAAGGTTTGAGTAGTATTGATAAAACAATGAGTCGGGAGTTCGAGTCTCCCCCGACCCACCACTTTAATCCCCCAAAACACGTACTTTCAGACTAAGAAATTTTGGACTCTGCCAAATTTATTCCAATTTTTTCGGAACTCAAGTATTATTTAGGTCTCGGGAGGTCATGTCTCTCATCACCCGCCGTTATAATTTAGATTATTCTTACTGCTAGTTTCTCATAAATTAATGTAAATATCCAAATGATTATAAATTAATCATTTTTTCTTTCATTTTGGTTCTTTTTTAAGTAATAATAATTATAGAAATAATTCAAAGAAGGTGAAATTTATGTTGTTGAAATTTTATGATCAAGAAAGAAAGCCATATGCTTACACAGAAGATAATAAAACAATTTATACATATGATGGTGAACCGATAGCTTATATAGATATTGAAGATATCTATGCGTTTACAGGAACTCATTTAGGTTTTTATGAAGAAGGTAATATTTGGGATCATAACGGCGATATAATGTTGTTCACTAAGGATTCTATACGTGGACCATTAAAACCCCGAAAATCTCTCATGCCATTAAAAAAGCTAAAATCAAAAAAGCCTTTAAAGGGAACAAAAGCACTTAAACCTAAAAAGCCTTTAAAAAGTAACAAATGGTCTTCATGTAATCTAATAGATGTTTTTATCTAGAAATAAACTAAAATTTTAGTGGTTTTACTCTATATATTTTATAAGGTTTCTACATTTTCGTAGACTCTGCCAAATATGTACGTTATTTGTATGCCAACAGCAACTATTTAATTTAAGATTGCCCGTATCTAGTACTGCTGTTTAGAGTTATGGAAACATCATCTGTACAAATAGATGAGTTTTAGATATCCTACCTAATAAGAACAGTAAAAAGGATAAACAAATGGCTAAGACAACAACCGAATTAAAAGTATTCTCAGTATGTTACAGACCGCCTTTCTCTCAAAGTATGAATAAGTTTATAATAGATCATGTCACATCTTCTATGGTTTCACCACATAAAGGCACGCTAGAGGAAAGAGAAACGGAACATTATCTTTTCTCGAAGATCATTGAGGCGATTGAACAATATAATCCAAGTATTTTAAAATCAGACCAACTAATTCTCGATAAACTGTATGAAGCTGAGATTGAATTCGTGGAGTTGTAATTGTAATACTCCCTCTATTTCGTTATTATAATAACCTTATAAAGTTATATATTTTATAAGGTTTTTACATTTTGGCAGACTCTGCCAAATTTGTATGTTAATTGTTTGCCAACAGCCAACTATTTGATTTAAGATTGCCCGTATATAGGGCTTTCAGAGGATTGAGAATAGATTTCGAGTCTCCCCCGACCCACCACTTATTAATCCCCAATATAACGTAATCTAATCACTTTTAGCTAACCATAGTATCATCATAATTTAACCATAGGTGTCAAGATAGGTATCACTTTTATAAGGGTATTTATCCACTTGAATATCTTTTCGTCAACTCTAATTACTATATGAATATTGAGTTAAACTGTATATACCTATTAGTGCATGCTGTAGAGCTTTGAAGGCACTATCTTTGTCAAGGTGAGAAGATATATTCCCCCCCCATGCCAAAAGCTCTCAAATATAATCTGACATATCCTCCACAGAAAAATATTTCACATTGTCATAATCATACATTCTTCGGTAGTAAAAGATACCTACACAAAAAATGCACACAAGATTATTATATTAAAAAAATACATTTAAAAGGATATAGCTATGAAACAATTCAAAATGCTTTTACTTTCAAGCATGGTCATACTTTTCATTGCATGTGGTGGAGGTGTAGGTGAAGTATCTTATGATACTAATACCACTTACCCACCAATAGCTATATTTAACATAATATCCTATGCTGATGATGATACTCAACCTGTTCCAACAGTAGAAGATTATACTGATGCAGGTGTAGTCGGTGTGACGGTAGATAATATTGATGATATCAATGAAGTTGTAGCAGGTTTAACATCTAGTGATGTGGACACTACAGAAGAGATTCAAAAGATCATCTCGATGATTTAGGTATTAGTATTCTACCTACACACCACTACCAATAATATCAAATAATAACGGGTTTTAGTTTATTCTTAATCTGATGTATTAAAGCTATTGGCGTGTTTGAAATAGGCTTTATACCATTTACAAGTGTGCTGTAGACATTTGAGAGCGTACACCTTTTTTCTCGTTCCCATCGAGATTATGGGAACGAGAAAAAAAGATATATGTAGCTGAATAGGCTGGGTAACTATATCATTGGTGCATTTGTTTTATGTTACATCTGATATAGTGCAAACAAAAATGAAGATTCCTATGAGCAGCTGGATTATATTGGGATACGGTTGTTGTAATTTTCAAATATATGTACGTTTTTAAAATAAGGAAAACCTATGAACTCAACAAATAAAACCTCTGTAGAGGTAGAGACGCTCTACGATCTCGCGACGATGGCAGATTATTCACTCATGGATACGCTAAGCTCTGATCCTGAAGCTACTGCAGACGGTGTTGACCATGCTCCAAGACAAGTCTTTAGTGGGCATTTTGTCCCCGTGAATCCTATGCCAATCAAAGATCCCAAGTATATCGCGCATAGCAAAAACTTTTTTAGTGAACTTGGTTTTGCAGATAGCTTGGCAACATCAGAGGATTTTATCCGGATGTTCTCCGGCGATAGCTCGCGGCTTCCAGGACCGATGCGTAGTTTTGGTTGGGCAACGGGATATGCGCTTTCCATCTACGGCTCCGAATACTACGAACAATGTCCTTTCCAAACAGGTAACGGATATGGAGATGGTCGAGCTGTTTCCATCTTTGAGGGTGTCATCAACGGACAGCGCTGGGAGATGCAGCTTAAAGGAGGCGGTAGAACACCTTATTGCCGGGGTGCTGATGGTCGTGCCGTCTTGCGTTCAAGTATTCGTGAGTTTTTGGCACAAGAGCACATGCATGCTCTGGGTGTGCCGACATCACGCTCTTTGAGTCTCTACACCTCAAAAACAGAGACGGTAAGGCGGCCATGGTTTACAAACGGATCATACTCAAGAGACCCTGAAGTCATGATCGATGAGGCTGTTGCTATCACAACACGGGTTGCACCCTCATTTATTCGAGTGGGGCAACTTGAACTTTTCGGTCGTCGTGCGCGTAAAAATGAGCATCCAAAAGCGATGGAGGAGCTTGAAAAAATAGTGTTGCACTTGATCGATCGTGAGTACAGTGATGTCATCGAAGAGCATTTACCCACCCAGGAAAAAGTGCTCTTACTGGCACGTGAGTTTCGAAAGCGCCTCACCTCTTTGGTGGCAAACTGGATCCGTGTTGGCTACTGCCAGGGGAATTTCAATAGCGACAACTGTGCCGCAGGTGGCTTCACTCTCGATTACGGACCATTTGGGTTTATAGATATGTTTGACCCAAGATATCAGCCATGGACGGGTGGGGGAGTGCACTTTTCATTTTTAAATCAACCTCAAGCTGCCGAGCGTAACTTTCATATGTTTTGCTTGGCGTTAAAGCCGCTCCTGGAGTCGAGTAAGAATGCTCTAAGCCAGTTAGATGAGATCAAAAACGACTTTCCAAAAGTCATGCAAGAAGAGTTACAAAAGATGTGGTCCGCCAAGCTTGGATTGAGTACCTTTGATGCTGTATTGTTCAAAGAGCTCATAACACTTATGATAGAAACCTCTGTTGATTATACGATCTTCTTTCGTGAACTCTCCAAGATACCTGAGGATATCTCTCCACTCATAAAAAGCTTTTACGGTGACTCCATATTAAATGAAAAGATTTTAAAAAGCTGGTCAGCATGGCTGGAAAAATGGAAATCACTCATCCATACTGCAAACCCTGCCGACATCAATGCCAATTCGGCTGAATCCTGTAAAAAGCTTTCTAAGCAAATGAAAGCTATTAACCCAAAATACACTTTGCGAGAGTGGTTTCTTGTCCCTGCCTATCAACAAGCCACCAATGGAGACTATACACTTATTAAAGAGTTGCAAGAAGTGATGACAAGCCCCTATGATGAGCAATCTAAAGAAATAGAGGAGAAATACCATAGAGAAAAGCCCTCTGAGCTATTTGAAATTGCCGGTATATCCCATGTCACCTGTTCTTCGTGATTTTCGATGCATTCTTATATGCGTCTAGGTTTGTACATTTTGGCAGAGTCTGCCAAATTTGTACGTTAATTGTCTGCCAACTGCCACCATTTAATTTAAGATTGCCCATATATAAGGCTTTCAGAGATTTACACAGCGAATTCGAATCTCCCCAGAACCACCACTTTTTATCCCCTTAATTAACATTCTATGAATGATCAGTACGGTTAAATACATGTAATGTCTAATTTATATACAATATTTTCATACTGAGCATTCCATTTCTGATTATAATTTCGCATGGACACTTTATTACTAGCAATTTTTGCAACGATTTTCATTGCAACACTACTCAATATCATTTTCAAAAAACAGAATATTTCGCATATTCTTGGGTATATCTTCACGGGTACCATTATTAGTTATCTTTTTGATTTTAATACCCTAAAAATTGATTCTCTGGAATTGGTAGGGGAGTTTGGTATCGTCTTTTTAATGTTTACCATCGGTCTGGAACTGAGTTTTGAAAAGATTAAAAAAATGAAAGAGACGTTGCTCATTAATGGTGCCATGCAACTTTTTTTAAGTGTGCTGTTCTTTTTCCCTTTGGCTTTTTATGCGTTTGATTTAGATGTCACAGGTTCTATTATTATTGCTCTGGCATTCTCTTTATCCTCAACGGCGATCGTTCTTCCGTATTTGAAAGAGTCTAAAGATATCTATACGCCGTACGGAAAAAAATCGGTCGGTATTCTGATTTTTCAAGACATATCGGTCATTCCTATTTTGCTACTTATCACATTTTTATCCTATGGGGCGTCTGGAACAGATATATCCATCATGGAAGTAATGCTAAAAACAGTGTTGGCTCTTGTTTTTATCGTACTGTTTATTCGCTATATAGGTGATAAGATCGTGGATGCTATGCTGAAGTTTGCAGCAAGAACACAACTGGAAGAGATATTTCTTGGAGCCATTTTCACGATTGTCCTGGGTATGGCAGTCTTGATGCATTCTATAGGCTTTACCTACTCTCTTGGAGCATTTATAGCCGGCGTTTTGATCGCTGATACTAAATACGCCATCAAAGTAGAGTCAGACATCTTAAGCTATAAAGATCTGCTTTTGAGTGTCTTCTTTTTTAGTGTGGGAACAAAGATCGATATCGTTTATCTGTTTTCTAATCTTCATACGGTTTTCTTTATTTTCATATTGGTATCTCTAGTGAAAATGGGGGTTATCTATCTTATTATAAAGAGAAAATCAGATACCAATACCTCTATGAAAACAGCGCTCGCCCTAGCACAGATAGGAGGCTTTTCTTTTGTCGTATTTGATTTGGCTGCGGCCAATCATCTGATCACGCATGATATGGCAAATTTTTTATTTTTAGTCACTTTTGTATCCATGATCGTCACCCCGTTTGTACTGAACAATATCTATAAACTCTCTTCGTATTTTGAAAAAGAGTTTTATGAATCTGATGTTATTACCCCGATCGATAAGAAAAATCACATTATTATCGTGGGATTTGGTACCCTAGGAAGAGCTGTTGCCAAAGAGCTTCATGCAAAAAATATCGATTTTATTATCATCACAGACAATTTGCAACATGTCTTATTGGCAAGAAGAATTAATTTCCTTGCTTATTTTGGACACCTTAACAAACGCCCTGTTATGGAGTCACTTAAAGTGGAAGAGAGTTCCAGTGTTATTATTACTATGCAAGATGAACATTCGAAAGATCTTATTAGTCAAGCTGTCACAGAGTACTACAGTGATGCAAACATTATCATAAAAGTCGACACTGATGAAGAGAGACAGCATTTCCAAGAGATGCGCAACATTGATTTTGTTGATTCAAACTATGAGCTGTCCTCACGTCTTGTTCAGCTTTCATTAAAGCATCAGAATTGAGCAGCTGTCTTTTTAGGTGCTCAAATTTACAAATAGCTTATTATTTATGGTCTAATTCAAAAAAGTAATGAAATTACAGATAAATTATGCTAGTATCACACAAAATTTGTATTATTATAAAGGATAACAGATGACAAGTGGAAAAGTATTATCATTATATATGACTATGCCTGATATGATACGTTCTGGTCACCGTATGAGGGTAGAAGACATGGAATGTGATGAAAATGGTATCATGGGCAGCAGAGACTATGAAAATGGAAAAGAACATACGATGGTACTGGTTTCAAAAAAGAGTTATGATATTATAGAAGAAGCGGAACTTGCTTTTGAAAGAGGCCTTTTGATGGAAGACATTTATGTAGATGTTGACCTGTATCATCTTAAAAAAGGATCCATCATTGAGATAGGTGAAATGCTCTTTGAAGTGACTGGACCGTGCGAGGATTATCGATATCTTTATGCATTTGCACCTGAGCTTCCTGAACTCATCCAAGGAAAGCGCGGTCTTTTTATATCTCCGATAGAGTATGGAAGAATTGAAGTTGGAGATGAAGTGAACGTGGTACAAGAGGCTTAAGATGAAAAAAGTAGGTATCGGCATAGACTATAGTAACATCTGTAAAGATTATAATACTTCATATTTGGATAGAGACAATACAGACCCCGCAACCAAGAAATGTATGAAACAAGTACTTGCCTGGACCCAGGATTTTTTATCTGAACTTTTAGAAAGCTTCGGATATCAAATACATCACTTACACTCTTCTACTTCAGTAAAAGTAGAGGATGTCGCTTCGAAAAGATTTCTTTTTTACTCTCTAGAGAAAGAGATAACATTACAAAGCTATATTATACAAAAAGAGTATGTAGAATATGAATCTTTAGCAGCATGGGAAACAGAAAACAGTGGGGGAATACTTATTCAAAATGATGAGGATGGAGAAGGGATCTATCTTTATCTCGATGAAAACTCCAGTGAACATCAATGGATACTCGATAAGCTGCAAGACTTCTCTTTAGACGAAGTTCCTTTTCATGCAAAATAAAAAAGATGCCATGGTGGAATAACAGATTTTTTTATTCGTCACTATAAGCCATCTTAATCCATTATATGTATCACATTGCGGACAATTACCCTTTTTTAGAGAACTTTTCATTTTTTTTATACACTTCTGTTTTATATATGATACAATTGTAATATGAGGTGGCGATAGATCTATAAGAAGAACATACTATCATATCTTCATGCTTTTCATTGAACATGATCAGCTAACTTATTTTAGGAGAAATTATTATGAAAGAAATTAAAGAAAAACTGGAAGAAATTGTAGCACTGATGAACGATCCGGAAGAAACGGTATTGGAAAAAGAAGTGAAAGAAAAACTTGAATCAGTGATGTCTCTTCTAAATAATCCTGAAGAAATTGAAATGGGTGAAAAAGAAACGAAAGAGAAATTAGAAGAGATTGTTGCACTTGTCAATAATGTGATGGTAGACCCAGAGATCGATATTGAATATTGTATACCTGATGTAGCGACAACATCAGAGACTTGTGATGTTTCTGGAGATCCTTATATTTTAGCGACATATGTTGTGAGTGAATACACAAGACCGACACGTAAGATCCGTTTATCTGGTTCAAATATGCAAAATACACCAAAAGTGATAGCTGATTTGGTTACTTTCTCTATTGAACAATTTAAAAGTGAGATAGACTCTGTAGAGATGGGTTAAACCATCTCTTGTAGGAAGATTTTATTTAGGCTAAAAAAGTTTTATATTTAGCCTGTAAATTAGCAGCTTATTTAACAATTCCATGGAATTGTTCATAAACTCTTTTGACATATTTTGGTTTAAGACCTGTCGTTTTGATCTCTGCCAATTCTTCTTTAAGATGCTCTTTTGTAATTGCGATGAGATTTTCCCATCTTTTCACCAAAAAGTTTCTTACATCTGCTTCAAAGTCACCGTTATAATCAGGGTATGCAGTATTTAATTTTTCTACAACATCATTAAACTCTGTTTCTTTGATCAGCTCTAATTGTTCTTTTGGATGCGTTTTTTCGACTTCTACAAGGTGTGCCCAACCTATTTCCAATATAGTTTGTAGTTCTTGAGCATAATCTCTCTCTTCATTTGGAAACTTTTGGATCAATGCTGCAGCGATATCTTTGAGTGCATTGGCATTTACGATTTCTAACTCTTCTTCAAAAGCTTTTAATCCCTCTTCATACTCTGCTGCATCTTCATACATTTTTGCAATTTCAGCATTTTTACTATTATCTCTAGTATTTTTTGTAGGAGCAGAATTATTTTCTTCTCCCTCTGCCTCTGCATGAGCGGCTTTAAGTTCTTCCATTTGTAATTCTAAATAACGCTTTGTTTTCTGTTCAGCCATAGTATCAATACCCCAAAATGATTTTTTTGTATTCTAGCATTAGTTGTTTAATTACAAATTAAACAACTCACCTTGGAAATCAAATAAACAAAGGGGTGAAAGAGCTATACATTGACTCACTTAGGCGATCCTTGATACACTCAAAAGTAAGTTAAATACGTATCAAGTATACATATTTAATAAACAGTAGAGAAAAAAATGATAAAATACACAAAAAAATAAAAGGAAGATATCATGTCTCATACACTCATTCACAATGAAGACGAATGTAAATATGAATACCATATAGATGGCTATGTAGCCTATATTACTTATGAGGATCAAAATGGAAACATGCATTTAACAGAGACCCAAGTACCTAAAGAGTTAGCTGGAAAAGGTCTTGCTAGAATGCTTTTGGAAGATGTACTGCAAGAGATACAAAAAGAAAATAAAAAAGCTGTAGCTAAGTGCTCATATATAGTAAAGTATCAGGAAAAAAATCCAGAAAAAGACGATGTATTTGCATAGATTTACACAATGATCAGGTCTAAATCTCCTTAGACTTGATCATTGATCCATGCTTTTCTCTATTATATTACTCCATTTATCAGATCTCATTAACAACCGCAACATCCACACTTGAATCTTTTTATTATAGCTCTTTTATCACATAATAAGAGATACAATTGCTTCGTATTAAATGAGAAGCGTATAGCCATAAAACGACGCAGATATCTCTATTATCATTATATCATGTATGATTTTATCTCTTTCTCAACGTAACCGCTGCAACATATGGTAACGAATTGACTAACACCTGCATCATATGGTAACTATTTTACTCCTGAATAGGGTTTAATATGGGTCTTGTCTTCTATATTTAAATTATATTCGATACTATTAGACACAAATTCATGTTTTTCAAAGAACAGATCGTACATAGTACTTTCTATTTGATAAACTTTATATCTACTGATAATGAATTTTAAATGTTTAATACACTGGAATTTAAAAATGTTTAATACACTTTTAGTGTATTTTTCGAAACTTTTTCATACATATAAGGAGTCAACAATGACGAAAAGAGTAACAGAAGGTCCTGCTGGGTATATGCCACAGTCGGCACCGGAGATGGGGGTAGAGCTTGCACCAGAAGGTTCAGCTTTACTTTATGGTGATGTTGTCACACCTGAAGAGGCAATGAGAGATGCTGCAAAAGCATTACTCACAAGGGACAACCCAACAATCTTCCCTGGTCCTCAAGTTCTATGGGACTGGAAAGATGATGTTGCAGATAAAGCAGCAGCAATTTTAGATCTTGCATCTGAGATTCCAAACTGTAAAATCATTCCAATGCCAGATTACAGACCAAAATATCCAAAAATCGATGTGAAGGCTGAAATCAATCCAAATCACCCAAATCTAACGATCTTAGACAACAGAATCAAAGCATGTGTTTTTGTTGGTGTACATTGTCACTACGCTAACCTTTCACTTAGAATGATTCGTGCTGGTACTGATTGTTACACAACTGCATTATGTGCTTATATGGGACATGAAGAAGCAATGGCATCAATTAGAGATCTACATGCATCAGACATTCAAAAGTTCAAAGAGATCGTAATTGAAGAAAGAAACAAATTAGGAATTGAGTGGGAAACTACTCTACCACCTGAAAATCCATCTTTACAAAAAGAAGATTACAGTACATTATCACCGGCTGATTATGGCGAGTATAGAAGTCTCATCATGACCAAAAAAGGTGAGCACGTTACTGAAGTCGAATAAAGGAGAAAATCAATGGATGCAAGTCAAAGACCACAATTAGATAAGAAAAAAGCAGATATAAATTATATACTTAAAGAGGCTCCGAGAGAGCAGCACTTTATTACAGGTGCGCAGGCAATGGCGGAAGCTGTTAAAAGAGCAAACGTAGATATGGCGATTGCGTATCCTATTACACCACAATCAGAGGTAATGCACCTTGTTGGTGATATTTATGCGCAAGGTCACATTAAAGAGTACTATAGAGCTGAAGAAGAGCTTGGTACTATGTCAGCTATCGCTGGTGCTGCAAGAGCAGGTGTTCGTCTATTTACAGCAACATCAGGACCAGGACTTCTTAGAGGTCTAGAAGCGATCGTATCATGGTCAGGACATAGAGTTCCAGCTGTACTTGGTATCTTAACTCGTGTTGTAAATGCGCCGTTATCAATCCAGCCAGATAATATCGAAATGGCATACATGATGCACTGTGGTGCTGTAATGCTTCATGCTGAAAATCAGCAAGATACATTTGACTACACATTGGCAGCATTTGCTATTACAGAAAAAGTTGATGTTTATATTCCAGTAGCTGTTGCAACAGAAGGTTTCTTCGTAACACACGCTAAGGGTTATGTTGATATGACAGCTGACGATATTTGTCTAAATGACTTTGATCCAGTTGCAGCGCCAGTTCCAGCTATGGATAATGAAACTCCACCAGCTAGAATCCAGCGTGATGCTCCAGTTCAAAAGTCAAACTTCATGTCTTACTTGATTCACTCAGTATGGCAGCAAGAGATCTGGGATTCAAACAAGCGTGCGATGAAATATATCTATGAGTACCTTGGTGGACCAATCGAAGTTCAAAACCCTGAAGCAGATGTATTTGTTCTTGGTTCTGGTTGTGCAGCAGCACAATGTAGAGAAGCGCACAGATATGCTCAAGAAGATGGACTAAGTGTTGGTTTCGTTAAAGTAAAAGCGATCAGACCATTCCCAACTCAAGAGATCAGAGATGCATTGAAAAATGCTAAAGCAGTAATCGTTCCTGAACACAACATTATTGGTTGGTTATGTAAAGAAGTTAAAGCAGCTATTCCAAATGGTGGAATCGTTGTAGAGGGTCCAAGAGTATATGGTGGTATGACACTTCCAGTGGAATTGATCATGAAAGAAATTCATACTGCTCTTGGCCTAGAGTATGATCTAAAACTATAAGAAAGGTATAAAATGAGCTTAAAATATATAACTCCAGCAGAGAGATTTAAAAAATATTTACCAAAAGATTATGTAGAGTTAGTTGACTACGGTCCGTTTGGAAAGACTCAAGATGAAGCTGGTCCAGGTAACATGGGACAGTTTAAAGAGTTAATGGAAGAACACCCAATGTGTTCTGGTTGTTGGATGGCGTATTACATCAGATTGATCTTCGCTTCACTTCCACAACCTGAAGAGACTGTAACATTAGGTACAGCTGGATGTGGTCGTTTGGCTATTTCTCAAGCAGCTGTTCCATTTATCTATGGTAACTATGGTGACCAAAATGCTATGGCTTCTGGTCTTACACGTGCATTTAGACTACGTTTCCCAGATAAACATAAAGACGTTATCACTATCGCTGGTGACGGTGGTACTATGGATATCGGTTTCTCTATGACTATGCACTCATGGATCCGTGGTGAAAAATTCACAACGATCATGCTTGATAACGAAGTTTACGGAAACACTGGTGGTCAAGAGTCTGGTATGTCTCCTAAGGGTGCTATCCTTAAGATGGCTCCACTAGGTAAAAAAGGTGAGAAAATGCCTGCAACTGATTTAGCAAAAGCTGCTGGTTGTGTGTATACTGTTAGAATGTCTCCAACGAACATCAAAAAAGCTGCAAAAATCATCAGAAGAGCGATCTTTGTTGCTAGAGAAGTTGGACCAACGTTTATTCACGCGTATACTTCATGTAACATTGAGTACTCTATTCCTACTGAAGATGTATTTGCGGATGCAAAAGAGAAAGAGAAAACAAGATTCCAGTTTGAAGAGTACATGACTGATGAAGCTAAAGCTGTAATCGAACGTGTAGAAGCTGAAGAAAAAGCGGCTAAAAGAGCAAAAAAAGCAGAGGTGGTTTAATATGGCTGAGCAAAAGAAAAGAGAACGATATAATATTAGAATCTCAGGACTAGGTGGGCAGGGTGTTGTAACTACTGCTCACATCCTTGGTTCTACTATGGATAACGCAGGTAAATATGCATCATTGGTACCATTCTTTGGTTCTGAAAAAAGAATGGCACCTGTTGAAGCATATGTACGTGCTTCTAATCAACCGATTTATGAAGTGGGTGAAGTTGTTTACCCTGACATTATTATGATCTACCACTCACAAGTTGTTACACATGGTAAATCATATACAATGCCTTTCTATACTGGCCTAAAGCCGAACAGTTTGATCATTATCAATACTGATTTTGATGTTCTTACTGAAGACGATATTACCGTTCTTGAAGAGCTAAATGCAACTGTTGTACAATTTGATGCAACAGCATTGGCACTAAAAATTGCAGGTACTGAACTTGCAACGAATATGGCAATGATGGGTATGCTTCTTGGTCTTACAAAACTTGTAACAACT contains:
- a CDS encoding YdiU family protein, encoding MNSTNKTSVEVETLYDLATMADYSLMDTLSSDPEATADGVDHAPRQVFSGHFVPVNPMPIKDPKYIAHSKNFFSELGFADSLATSEDFIRMFSGDSSRLPGPMRSFGWATGYALSIYGSEYYEQCPFQTGNGYGDGRAVSIFEGVINGQRWEMQLKGGGRTPYCRGADGRAVLRSSIREFLAQEHMHALGVPTSRSLSLYTSKTETVRRPWFTNGSYSRDPEVMIDEAVAITTRVAPSFIRVGQLELFGRRARKNEHPKAMEELEKIVLHLIDREYSDVIEEHLPTQEKVLLLAREFRKRLTSLVANWIRVGYCQGNFNSDNCAAGGFTLDYGPFGFIDMFDPRYQPWTGGGVHFSFLNQPQAAERNFHMFCLALKPLLESSKNALSQLDEIKNDFPKVMQEELQKMWSAKLGLSTFDAVLFKELITLMIETSVDYTIFFRELSKIPEDISPLIKSFYGDSILNEKILKSWSAWLEKWKSLIHTANPADINANSAESCKKLSKQMKAINPKYTLREWFLVPAYQQATNGDYTLIKELQEVMTSPYDEQSKEIEEKYHREKPSELFEIAGISHVTCSS
- a CDS encoding cation:proton antiporter; this translates as MDTLLLAIFATIFIATLLNIIFKKQNISHILGYIFTGTIISYLFDFNTLKIDSLELVGEFGIVFLMFTIGLELSFEKIKKMKETLLINGAMQLFLSVLFFFPLAFYAFDLDVTGSIIIALAFSLSSTAIVLPYLKESKDIYTPYGKKSVGILIFQDISVIPILLLITFLSYGASGTDISIMEVMLKTVLALVFIVLFIRYIGDKIVDAMLKFAARTQLEEIFLGAIFTIVLGMAVLMHSIGFTYSLGAFIAGVLIADTKYAIKVESDILSYKDLLLSVFFFSVGTKIDIVYLFSNLHTVFFIFILVSLVKMGVIYLIIKRKSDTNTSMKTALALAQIGGFSFVVFDLAAANHLITHDMANFLFLVTFVSMIVTPFVLNNIYKLSSYFEKEFYESDVITPIDKKNHIIIVGFGTLGRAVAKELHAKNIDFIIITDNLQHVLLARRINFLAYFGHLNKRPVMESLKVEESSSVIITMQDEHSKDLISQAVTEYYSDANIIIKVDTDEERQHFQEMRNIDFVDSNYELSSRLVQLSLKHQN
- a CDS encoding 4-fold beta flower protein, with protein sequence MLLKFYDQERKPYAYTEDNKTIYTYDGEPIAYIDIEDIYAFTGTHLGFYEEGNIWDHNGDIMLFTKDSIRGPLKPRKSLMPLKKLKSKKPLKGTKALKPKKPLKSNKWSSCNLIDVFI
- a CDS encoding transketolase C-terminal domain-containing protein; translated protein: MDASQRPQLDKKKADINYILKEAPREQHFITGAQAMAEAVKRANVDMAIAYPITPQSEVMHLVGDIYAQGHIKEYYRAEEELGTMSAIAGAARAGVRLFTATSGPGLLRGLEAIVSWSGHRVPAVLGILTRVVNAPLSIQPDNIEMAYMMHCGAVMLHAENQQDTFDYTLAAFAITEKVDVYIPVAVATEGFFVTHAKGYVDMTADDICLNDFDPVAAPVPAMDNETPPARIQRDAPVQKSNFMSYLIHSVWQQEIWDSNKRAMKYIYEYLGGPIEVQNPEADVFVLGSGCAAAQCREAHRYAQEDGLSVGFVKVKAIRPFPTQEIRDALKNAKAVIVPEHNIIGWLCKEVKAAIPNGGIVVEGPRVYGGMTLPVELIMKEIHTALGLEYDLKL
- a CDS encoding carbon monoxide dehydrogenase beta subunit family protein yields the protein MTKRVTEGPAGYMPQSAPEMGVELAPEGSALLYGDVVTPEEAMRDAAKALLTRDNPTIFPGPQVLWDWKDDVADKAAAILDLASEIPNCKIIPMPDYRPKYPKIDVKAEINPNHPNLTILDNRIKACVFVGVHCHYANLSLRMIRAGTDCYTTALCAYMGHEEAMASIRDLHASDIQKFKEIVIEERNKLGIEWETTLPPENPSLQKEDYSTLSPADYGEYRSLIMTKKGEHVTEVE
- a CDS encoding thiamine pyrophosphate-dependent enzyme: MSLKYITPAERFKKYLPKDYVELVDYGPFGKTQDEAGPGNMGQFKELMEEHPMCSGCWMAYYIRLIFASLPQPEETVTLGTAGCGRLAISQAAVPFIYGNYGDQNAMASGLTRAFRLRFPDKHKDVITIAGDGGTMDIGFSMTMHSWIRGEKFTTIMLDNEVYGNTGGQESGMSPKGAILKMAPLGKKGEKMPATDLAKAAGCVYTVRMSPTNIKKAAKIIRRAIFVAREVGPTFIHAYTSCNIEYSIPTEDVFADAKEKEKTRFQFEEYMTDEAKAVIERVEAEEKAAKRAKKAEVV
- a CDS encoding GNAT family N-acetyltransferase translates to MSHTLIHNEDECKYEYHIDGYVAYITYEDQNGNMHLTETQVPKELAGKGLARMLLEDVLQEIQKENKKAVAKCSYIVKYQEKNPEKDDVFA